TTTACTCAAAGTACAAGAAAAGTATAGTGGATCACGCAAAAATTGCAAGAATAATTTTTAAATGTTTAAAAGAATCGTTTTGTTCCCATAATAGTAGAGGTTTAAGCATTTCTTATTACTTAAATATTAAGGGGGGTGTCTATGTAATGGAAATCATAACTGAACGAATTCAACGCTCTTGGAAATGGATACGCGCACTATTGTTTATTGCTATTCTCATAATTATTAGTTTAATGTTAGTTATATTTAGTGCGTTCATTTATGGTGTTGTCCAAGGTCCTCCACCACTTAATGTATCTCAAACAAGTGTGTTCTATGCAAATGATGGAACAGTGATTGGTGAAAGTCACTATGGAGAAGAGAGATATTGGGTTGAGCTTGAAGAGATTTCTCCCCATGTAATCGATGCTACATTATCTGTAGAGGATCGTAAATTTTTCAAGCATTTCGGTTTCGATCTCAAACGTATCGCTGGTGCAGCAATTGCTGATATTAAAGCTGGTGCAAAGGTACAAGGAGCAAGCACAATCACACAGCAATATGCCCGTAATTTGTATTTGAGTCATGAAAAAACTTGGACCCGTAAATTAAATGAAGCACTCTATACCATTCGTCTTGAAACAAATTATTCTAAAGATGAAATACTCGAAGGCTATCTTAATACTATTTATTATGGCAACGGTATGTATGGCATTGAAGCAGCTGCAAAACATTATTTCAATAAATCAGCTTTAGATCTTTCATTAAGTGAAGCGAGCTTACTTGCAGGAATTCCTAAGGCACCTAGTCATTATTCTCCATTTCTTAATTATGAGAATTCGAAAAAGCGTCAAGCAGTTGTTTTAAATGCAATGGTTGCACAAGAACTACTCAGTATAGAGGATGCACAAGCTGCAATGAATGAGTCTATTATTTTTAATAAAAACGAAACAACAGCCATTGGAATTGCCCCATATTTTCAAGATATCGTTAGAAAAACTCTCCAAGATGAACTAAACTTTGATGAGCAGACACTTGCTCAAGGAGGGTTAAGAGTACATACGACTCTCGATCCTTTCATGCAGCAAGCAGCTGAGAAATCTTTTGAGCAAATTATTAGGGAAGATTCAAATATTCAAGCATCTTTAATAGCCATGGACCCTTACTCTGGTGCTGTTAAAGCATTAGTAGGTGGCAGAAGTTATGAAGAAAGTCCATACAATCGTGCAGTTCAAGCAATTAGGATGCCTGGTTCAACTTTCAAACCTATTCTTTTTTATAATGCGATTGATAATGGTTTTACACCCTCAACCGTCATGCGTAGTGAACCTATGACGTTCCGTTATGATGAAGGAAAAGCGACATATACACCGAGTAATTACAATAATTATTATGCAAACGACTTTATAACTTTGGCTCAGGCCATTGCATTATCAGATAACATATACGCAGTCAAAGCACATATGTTTTTAGGTCCAGAGAAGTTAGTAGACACCGCAAAGGAAATAGGAATCTCTAGTGACTTGTTAGCAGTTCCATCACTAGCATTAGGGACTTCATCAGTAAAATTAATCGAAATGGCTCAAGCATACAGTCATTTCGCAAATAATGGAAAACAGGTACAACCAATCTTCATTCAGAAGATTACTGACTATAATGGAAAAATACTGTTTGAGAATGAAATGCCAGAGCAAAAACAAATTTTGAATGAAGCAGCTACTTATGTTACCACACAGTTAATGACAGGTATGTTTGACCCTT
This portion of the Bacillus solimangrovi genome encodes:
- a CDS encoding transglycosylase domain-containing protein, producing the protein MEIITERIQRSWKWIRALLFIAILIIISLMLVIFSAFIYGVVQGPPPLNVSQTSVFYANDGTVIGESHYGEERYWVELEEISPHVIDATLSVEDRKFFKHFGFDLKRIAGAAIADIKAGAKVQGASTITQQYARNLYLSHEKTWTRKLNEALYTIRLETNYSKDEILEGYLNTIYYGNGMYGIEAAAKHYFNKSALDLSLSEASLLAGIPKAPSHYSPFLNYENSKKRQAVVLNAMVAQELLSIEDAQAAMNESIIFNKNETTAIGIAPYFQDIVRKTLQDELNFDEQTLAQGGLRVHTTLDPFMQQAAEKSFEQIIREDSNIQASLIAMDPYSGAVKALVGGRSYEESPYNRAVQAIRMPGSTFKPILFYNAIDNGFTPSTVMRSEPMTFRYDEGKATYTPSNYNNYYANDFITLAQAIALSDNIYAVKAHMFLGPEKLVDTAKEIGISSDLLAVPSLALGTSSVKLIEMAQAYSHFANNGKQVQPIFIQKITDYNGKILFENEMPEQKQILNEAATYVTTQLMTGMFDPSLNDYTTVTGRDIRHSLTRPYAGKSGTTETDSWMVGFSPQLTTAVWIGYDKGKEITSPREKQYSKYIWAQFMEDAHTGMPVHSFKKPKTVVGKYINPDNGKLATESCPNKRFVYYLEGTEPTQYCNEHLHEDLDAQPEVPEQKSWWKELFSF